The proteins below come from a single Cololabis saira isolate AMF1-May2022 chromosome 2, fColSai1.1, whole genome shotgun sequence genomic window:
- the LOC133456285 gene encoding uncharacterized protein LOC133456285: MACTSCGTLLLVEDGHELCPQCLGVGHLREALSDPCINCSILPLSVREDRLRQVEGLLFRSDLPPSGPAHVSAGSRKKHRDKRRAGPHDERSGPTQKKAKDAPSRSEMEDLRAELEQLKALVRERALPSPPLAVPWESDCGDDAMSTRASNSMFQGRDSVFSSGEYPSPELPCLVVDPASIQAEAGSETSLRSSGSTELGEGPCPLQATLRAALAKVGLDDAPAAQPASNPFFRRTPVAPPFDVPPSPAFLQELRRCWADPKAFAYHGKDARTLASMRQAEQHGLVHMPPVDPCIASLVLSRDEALIDKARCPRPQCRVTDSLLSTAYDAAGRMARIGNSLSVLLLAQSQMLQSEHEGGELGDTNDAALQAFGLMTRELGRLMSTLVVTRRQVWLAQAPICLGQRQNRRWSAGSSRVRHQRPGVVGVRAWDPQLSTPGDGAHKTCAAHIPRAPLRSPGSTAGLLGVVGVSPGAHTLHLAGLSGCRGNTSVPPNPQIILEALYEGLGPAVGRFSHQHLAYWAAHSPDVWVLRTLSQGYRLQFRRRPPPPSGVRETSVRDRGRALCLSQEIAKLLDKKAITRVHPHTQSSGFYSTYFLIPKKDTSLRPVLDLRGLNQYLKVLPFRMLRTRDVLQSVTPGEWFTSIDLKDAYFHVPIHPDHRRFLSFAFQGHAYQFTVLPFGLSLAPRIFTRCMRAALTSLCLSGVKILPYLDDWLICAPSLQEAELMTSRVLTHIEALGMSVNWEKSLLRPTQQTTFIGLSLDSVSMQARLTAERAQRIQDLLRSFRLGMRLPVHAWLRLLGMLSAASAVTPLGLLHLRPLQMWFNSLQMDPRLHRWVKVKVTHQCLIHLHRWQDSTFLLHGVPLGSVPSRREVVTTDASPQGWGAVWQKRSVQGVWGPLWRGRHINVLELRTVYLALRHFLPFLRGKHVLVRTDNTSTVFHVNHQGGTRSLDSLNEARRLWMWAHPQLASLRAMHLPGRANVVADSLSRRQLPPGDWRLHPQVVRMIWDRYGEARVDLFASECTTHCPLWFSLAETSAPLGMDALANTWPRGLLYAFPPIPLVMPTLHRVRLSGHRVLLVAPKWPSRIWFSTLLSLLDGEPWQLPVRSDLLSQLGGEVWHPSPSLLQLWAWPLRGKGHS, translated from the exons ATGGCTTGTACATCATGTGGCACTCTactgttggtagaggatggccatGAATTGTGCCCCCAGTGTCTGGGGGTGGGGCACCTGAGGGAGGCCCTCTCCGACCCCTGCATCAACTGCAGCATTTTGCCGCTCTCGGTGAGAGAGGACCGGCTGCGTCaggtggaaggcctcctctttaGGAGCGACCTCCCACCCTCTGGGCCCGCTCATGTCAGTGCAGGTTCCCGCAAAAAGCACCGGGACAAGCGCAGAGCGGGGCCCCATGACGAGCGCAGTGGCCCTACGCAGAAGAAGGCGAAGGATGCTCCCTCACGCAGTGAGATGGAGGATTTACGGGCTGAACTGGAGCAGCTTAAGGCCTTAGTGAGGGAGCGGGCTCTGCCCTCCCCACCTCTGGCGGTCCCCTGGGAGTCAGATTGTGGAGACGATGCTATGTCTACCAGGGCTTCAAACTCCATGTTTCAAGGCCGTGACAGTGTGTTTAGCTCTGGCGAGTATCCCTCCCCTGAGCTGCCGTGTCTGGTGGTTGACCCAGCTAGCATACAGGCAGAGGCTGGCTCGGAGACATCCCTCAGGAGCTCTGGGAGCACTGAGCTGGGAGAGGGGCCCTGCCCTTTGCAGGCGACACTACGTGCGGCCCTGGCTAAGGTCGGGCTGGATGATGCGCCCGCTGCCCAACCGGCGAGCAACCCATTCTTTCGCCGGACTCCTGTAGCCCCGCCCTTTGATGTCCCGCCCTCGCCTGCTTTTTTGCAGGAGCTGCGGCGCTGCTGGGCAGATCCAAAGGCGTTTGCCTACCATGGCAAGGATGCGAGGACTTTGGCCTCCATGCGCCAGGCGGAGCAACATGGCCTGGTTCACATGCCTCCCGTGGACCCGTGTATCGCCTCACTGGTCCTTTCACGAGATGAGGCGCTCATAGATAAGGCGCGCTGTCCTAGGCCTCAGTGCCGGGTAACGGATAGCCTTCTCTCGACGGCTTATGATGCGGCAGGCCGCATGGCTCGCATTGGGAACTCCCTCTCCGTGCTCCTCCTCGCCCAGTCCCAGATGTTGCAGTCGGAGCATGAGGGCGGGGAGTTGGGTGACACTAACgacgctgcgctccaagccttcGGGCTGATGACCAGAGAGCTTGGCcgcctgatgtccaccctggtggtgaCGCGGCGTCAGGTGTGGCTGGCGCAGGCACCCAT TTGTTTGGGCCAGAGGCAGAACAGGCGTTGGAGCGCAGGAAGCAGTCGGGTCAGGCATCAGAGGCCTGGGGTCGTCGGAGTGCGAGCATGGGACCCCCAGCTCAGCACTCCAGGAGACGGGGCGCACAAGACCTGCGCCGCTCACATCCCCCGAGCCCCCCTCCGCAGCCCTGGCAGCACAGCCGGGTTGCTGGGGGTGGTGGGCGTCAGCCCAGGGGCGCACACCCTCCACCTCGCCGGTCTCAGCGGGTGCAGGGGCAACACCAGCGtccccccaaacccccaaatAATCCTCGAGGCACTCTATGAGGGCCTCGGGCCGGCGGTGGGCAGGTTTTCACATCAGCACCTGGCCTATTGGGCAGCCCATTCTCCAGATGTATGGGTTTTGAGAACACTGTCCCAGGGCTACAGGTTGCAGTTCCGCCGCCGGCCCCCACCACCCTCCGGGGTCAGGGAAACCTCGGTCAGAGACCGCGGGAGGGCCCTGTGTTTGTCACAGGAGATAGCCAAACTCTTggacaaaaaggccatcacaagAGTTCACCCACATACACAGAGCAGTGGGTTTTACTCAACATACTTCCTCATTCCGAAGAAAGACACTTCTCTTCGGCCTGTGCTGGACCTTCGGGGTCTGAACCAGTACCTGAAGGTCCTCCCATTTCGGATGCTGCGTACACGCGACGTCCTTCAATCTGTCACTCCAGGGGAGTGGTTCACCTCCATAGACCTCAAGGACGCCTACTTTcacgtcccaatacacccagatCACAGACGGTTTCTCAGTTTTGCCTTTCAAGGCCACGCCTACCAGTTCACCGTCCTGCCTTTCGGCCTGTCCCTGGCTCCTCGCATCTTCACCAGATGCATGAGGGCGGCCTTGACATCGCTATGCCTGTCGGGAGTAAAGATTCTCCCATATCTGGACGACTGGCTTATATGCGCCCCCTCGCTCCAGGAGGCGGAGCTGATGACATCCAGGGTCCTCACACATATCGAGGCTCTGGGCATGTCGGTAAATTGGGAGAAGAGCTTGTTGCGTCCTACGCAGCAGACCACCTTCATCGGCCTGTCCCTCGATTCCGTGTCAATGCAGGCACGCCTTACTGCAGAGCGGGCACAGCGGATTCAGGACCTGCTACGGTCCTTCCGCCTCGGGATGAGGTTGCCCGTCCACGCATGGCTCCGACTGCTGGGGATGCTGTCGGCGGCCTCAGCTGTGACACCTCTGGGGCTGCTGCACCTgcgccccctgcagatgtggtTCAACAGCCTCCAGATGGACCCTCGCCTTCACAGGTGGGTCAAGGTCAAGGTTACCCACCAGTGCCTTATTCATCTCCACCGGTGGCAGGACAGCACCTTTCTATTGCACGGTGTTCCTCTCGGCTCAGTCCCTTCGAGGCGAGAGGTGGTGACAACAGATGCCTCACCTCAGGGTTGGGGTGCGGTATGGCAGAAGAGGTCAGTCCAGGGGGTTTGGGGCCCTCTGTGGCGGGGACGGCACATCAATGTCCTAGAACTCCGGACTGTCTACTTGGCGCTGAGGCACTTCTTGCCCTTTCTCAGGGGCAAGCATGTCCTCGTCCGGACAGACAACACTTCGACAGTGTTTCAtgtcaaccaccaggggggaaCCAGGTCGCTGGACTCCCTGAACGAGGCCCGGAGGTTGTGGATGTGGGCTCATCCTCAATTGGCCTCCTTGAGGGCAATGCACCTCCCTGGCAGAGCCAACGTGGTGGCGGATTCCCTCTCACGCCGGCAGCTGCCCCCAGGGGACTGGCGGTTGCACCCCCAGGTGGTGCGAATGATTTGGGATCGATACGGGGAAGCCCGTGTGGATCTGTTCGCCTCGGAGTGTACGACTCATTGTCCACTGTGGTTCTCCTTGGCAGAGACCAGTGCCCCGCTCGGGATGGACGCTCTCGCCAACACTTGGCCGAGAGGCCTCCTTTATGCGTTCCCTCCGATTCCCCTGGTGATGCCCACGCTTCACAGGGTGAGATTATCGGGTCACAGGGTCCTCCTGGTGGCGCCCAAGTGGCCCTCGAGGATTTGGTTCTCCACGCTCCTCAGCCTGTTGGACGGGGAGCCTTGGCAGCTCCCAGTACGGTCGGACCTCCTGTCCCAGCTGGGCGGGGAGGTATGGCATCCCTCTCCGAGCCTCCTTCAACTCTGGGCCTGGCCGTTGAGAGGGAAGGGTCATTCTTGA